Proteins found in one Mesotoga sp. UBA6090 genomic segment:
- a CDS encoding FtsW/RodA/SpoVE family cell cycle protein, translated as MKRRVEFLLPAIMVSLMIFGLIVLYSATFGDREEYLFGRQLVWVLLSCAVFVFTAYVVKRGFWKSISFLLVFLSVVTLGAVLYLAPVEGSRRWIDLGIASFQPSELAKFSVIIFLGYIYSREGKSKYGLFFLGVLVTGAFVGLIYLEPDLGTTIIVMVIWYFMTLVSKKYDKLMIAMTALIALLVPIVFMFGLKPYQRDRLLSFLHPEEYASGAAYNTIQAIRAIGSGGLEGTGMLQGTMNRFGYVPADHTDFIFSVLGEEWGFIGAVSLLALYLLLMWRIWSITRKTGSEFGRIVLSGIFAVFAFHVVQNVGMNLGLLPVTGIPLPFVSYGGSSSMIFALELGIVHSYTTEGVEYDKERRES; from the coding sequence ATGAAGCGCAGAGTTGAGTTCTTGCTTCCGGCAATTATGGTTTCTCTGATGATATTTGGTCTCATAGTGCTGTACAGTGCCACTTTTGGTGATAGAGAGGAGTACCTGTTCGGCAGGCAACTAGTATGGGTTCTGCTCTCTTGCGCGGTTTTCGTTTTTACTGCCTACGTAGTCAAGAGAGGTTTTTGGAAGAGTATTTCCTTTCTGTTGGTGTTTCTCTCTGTTGTCACATTGGGCGCAGTTCTATACCTGGCTCCGGTTGAAGGTTCTCGAAGATGGATAGACCTTGGCATTGCCAGTTTTCAACCATCTGAGCTCGCAAAATTCTCCGTAATAATCTTCCTTGGATATATTTACTCCAGAGAAGGGAAGAGCAAGTATGGACTTTTCTTTCTGGGTGTGCTCGTTACTGGTGCCTTCGTTGGGCTGATCTATCTGGAGCCCGACCTGGGAACGACTATTATCGTTATGGTCATTTGGTATTTCATGACTTTAGTCAGTAAGAAATACGATAAGCTAATGATTGCAATGACCGCTCTTATCGCTTTGCTGGTGCCAATAGTCTTTATGTTCGGCCTCAAACCTTACCAGCGAGACAGACTGTTGAGCTTCCTTCATCCCGAGGAGTACGCCTCCGGGGCAGCTTATAATACAATACAGGCAATCAGGGCAATTGGCTCCGGCGGTCTCGAGGGCACCGGAATGCTTCAGGGAACTATGAACAGGTTCGGGTACGTTCCAGCAGATCACACCGACTTCATCTTCTCGGTTTTGGGTGAGGAGTGGGGCTTCATCGGAGCCGTCTCGCTGCTAGCTTTGTATTTGCTCCTGATGTGGAGGATTTGGTCGATCACAAGAAAAACCGGAAGCGAGTTTGGTAGAATAGTTCTTAGCGGAATATTCGCAGTTTTTGCCTTTCACGTGGTTCAAAATGTAGGAATGAATCTGGGACTCCTGCCGGTTACTGGGATCCCGTTGCCTTTTGTAAGTTACGGCGGATCATCGTCGATGATATTTGCTCTCGAGTTAGGAATAGTTCATAGTTACACAACTGAAGGGGTTGAATATGACAAAGAACGTAGAGAGTCGTAG
- the panB gene encoding 3-methyl-2-oxobutanoate hydroxymethyltransferase produces MNVREIAESKDKRKLSMVSAYSYFEAKFAEEAGIDIIVVGDSLGTLVMGKRDTLSVTMDEMIWSLKSVRRGSKNGFIVADLPFGSYQCSTERAVENVVAFLRHGANAVKIEGGFETADLIKYLVDRGFPIMGHIGITPQHASLVGEYHVQGRDEKSIKRLIESVNDLEEAGVFAILLEMVVEDVAKRLTEDTSVPTIGLGSGRYCDGQFLRWHDLLGINDESRPRYVKRFADLKSEIIEALSNFDKEVKSGTFPDEKNAFEGAEEI; encoded by the coding sequence ATGAATGTGAGAGAGATTGCTGAATCAAAGGATAAAAGGAAGCTTTCCATGGTTTCCGCATACAGTTACTTCGAAGCGAAATTCGCCGAAGAGGCGGGGATAGACATAATAGTGGTTGGAGATTCTCTAGGAACTCTTGTTATGGGGAAGAGGGATACCCTATCTGTTACGATGGACGAAATGATCTGGTCTCTAAAATCAGTTCGCCGAGGTTCAAAGAACGGATTTATTGTTGCAGATTTGCCCTTCGGTTCCTATCAGTGTTCTACAGAAAGAGCCGTTGAGAACGTCGTGGCTTTTTTGAGGCATGGAGCAAACGCAGTGAAGATTGAGGGCGGGTTCGAAACGGCCGATCTAATAAAGTATCTGGTAGACAGAGGTTTCCCCATAATGGGCCACATTGGCATCACTCCTCAGCATGCCAGTTTGGTTGGGGAGTACCACGTTCAGGGAAGAGACGAAAAGAGTATAAAAAGGTTAATTGAATCTGTAAACGATCTTGAAGAAGCCGGAGTCTTTGCCATACTTCTCGAAATGGTCGTTGAAGATGTAGCAAAGAGGCTAACGGAGGATACTTCTGTACCTACCATCGGTCTCGGGTCAGGGCGATATTGTGACGGGCAGTTTCTTAGATGGCATGATCTTCTGGGAATCAACGACGAATCGAGACCAAGATACGTTAAGAGATTTGCAGACCTGAAATCGGAGATAATCGAGGCCCTCTCGAATTTCGATAAAGAGGTTAAGTCAGGTACCTTCCCCGACGAAAAGAATGCCTTTGAGGGCGCCGAAGAAATCTGA
- a CDS encoding biotin--[acetyl-CoA-carboxylase] ligase: protein MMVGENVISFSEIDSTNRFAVDNLDRLPSGTVVWALAQTDGYGRHKRVWHSSRGGLWFSIVFKPTLIREPNEYTKIASVAIAETLLQLDFKSVRIKWPNDVLIDNRKVAGVLTEAVFTGRSLNAIVVGMGINVNNEMPDEIKQTGISLSAVKGDHISLESLLDRLLKRIEFLRKTYLIRGKSRYLTRRWKKYLAFAENDKITVSLHKDDKVTGIIKSITPSSLLIEQESGTVIEIKSGEVIL, encoded by the coding sequence ATGATGGTTGGAGAGAACGTGATTTCTTTCTCTGAGATAGACTCCACAAATCGATTCGCTGTTGATAACCTGGACAGGCTTCCTTCAGGCACAGTAGTCTGGGCTCTAGCGCAGACGGATGGTTACGGGAGGCACAAACGAGTTTGGCACTCGAGCAGAGGCGGATTGTGGTTCTCGATAGTCTTCAAACCAACATTGATTAGGGAACCAAATGAATATACGAAGATTGCTTCCGTCGCTATTGCTGAAACTCTTCTCCAGCTTGATTTCAAATCTGTAAGGATCAAGTGGCCAAATGATGTTCTGATCGACAACAGGAAAGTCGCCGGAGTTCTCACCGAGGCGGTATTCACGGGCAGATCGCTTAATGCCATCGTAGTAGGTATGGGCATCAACGTCAACAATGAAATGCCCGATGAAATTAAGCAAACCGGCATAAGCTTAAGTGCCGTGAAAGGAGATCACATATCACTTGAATCGCTTCTAGACAGGCTTCTTAAGAGAATAGAGTTTCTCAGAAAGACCTACCTTATCAGAGGAAAAAGCAGATATCTCACAAGACGCTGGAAGAAATACCTCGCTTTTGCGGAGAACGATAAGATAACTGTATCCCTACACAAGGACGACAAAGTCACTGGTATAATTAAGAGCATTACTCCTTCATCATTGTTGATCGAACAAGAAAGCGGGACAGTCATAGAAATCAAGTCAGGGGAGGTCATTCTCTAA
- a CDS encoding S4 domain-containing protein: protein MRIDKYLKANGIIKRRVVAKRAIEKGYVLRNNTPAKPSSEVRPYDIVSIRFSNRTLIVKVTEDFGSKVVQEIRE from the coding sequence TTGCGGATAGACAAATACTTGAAAGCAAATGGAATTATTAAACGAAGAGTGGTTGCAAAAAGAGCGATTGAAAAGGGTTACGTATTAAGAAACAATACTCCGGCAAAACCATCTTCTGAAGTCAGACCCTATGATATCGTCTCTATAAGGTTTTCAAACAGAACGCTAATTGTGAAGGTGACTGAAGATTTCGGGTCGAAGGTTGTTCAGGAGATTAGAGAATGA